One stretch of Pontiella desulfatans DNA includes these proteins:
- a CDS encoding DDE-type integrase/transposase/recombinase → MSCETRMEYIAVQKRRYRRAEKAYKTRLLDEVCAVCGYDRKHATKLLNDSFTPSRGKRGRKGEYDSAELRKTLKTLWLRSGQLCGKRLKPAMPHWLKHYEKHYEPLSTECREKLLRISPASIDRVLKPFKAQYQRRRNTGTKPGSLLKNQIPIRTSTEDIDRPGYLEADTVAHCGGSMSGDFIWSITYTDIISTWTVTRAVWNKGAEGVMHQTHDVENKLPFAILGFDCDNGSEFLNHHLTRYFLQRKQPVCFTRSRPYHKNDNAHVEQKNWTHVRELLGYDRLDNPAMIRELNALYRDWERLNNFFKPSFKLKSKVRVKSRYKKKYDAPATPFDRLKVSGILGEQQEAALQREYETLDPFELGNRIQRRRRKIEKMKKTGESAAVGEPGFPDCLPTLTTPELEGTH, encoded by the coding sequence ATGAGTTGCGAAACCAGAATGGAATACATCGCGGTACAAAAACGCCGCTATAGGCGCGCGGAAAAGGCCTACAAGACCCGGTTGCTCGATGAAGTATGCGCGGTATGCGGCTATGATCGCAAGCATGCCACCAAGCTGCTCAACGACTCGTTTACGCCCTCCAGGGGCAAACGCGGCCGCAAAGGCGAGTACGACTCTGCTGAATTGCGCAAGACCCTCAAAACTCTGTGGCTTCGTTCTGGACAACTGTGCGGGAAGCGCCTCAAGCCTGCTATGCCACATTGGCTGAAGCACTATGAAAAACATTACGAACCGCTATCGACCGAATGCCGTGAAAAGCTACTGAGAATCAGCCCGGCAAGCATCGACCGGGTGCTCAAACCCTTCAAAGCGCAGTACCAGCGAAGGCGCAATACCGGTACCAAGCCCGGCTCGCTGCTCAAGAATCAGATCCCAATCCGCACCTCCACCGAGGACATCGACCGGCCCGGCTATCTCGAAGCCGACACAGTAGCCCACTGTGGCGGATCGATGAGCGGGGACTTCATCTGGTCGATCACCTATACGGATATCATAAGCACCTGGACGGTAACCCGCGCGGTCTGGAACAAAGGCGCTGAAGGCGTGATGCACCAAACCCACGACGTGGAAAACAAGCTGCCCTTCGCCATCCTGGGCTTCGACTGCGACAACGGCAGCGAGTTCCTCAACCACCATCTCACGCGCTACTTCCTGCAACGCAAACAGCCCGTCTGTTTTACACGCAGCAGACCGTACCACAAGAACGACAACGCCCATGTCGAACAAAAGAACTGGACGCACGTGCGCGAGTTGCTCGGCTACGACCGGCTCGACAACCCGGCCATGATCAGAGAGCTCAACGCACTCTACCGCGACTGGGAACGGCTCAACAACTTCTTCAAACCCTCGTTCAAGCTAAAAAGCAAGGTTCGCGTCAAAAGCCGGTACAAAAAGAAATACGATGCCCCCGCCACGCCCTTTGACCGCCTGAAGGTCAGCGGCATCCTTGGCGAACAACAGGAGGCTGCTCTGCAACGCGAATACGAAACGCTCGACCCTTTCGAGCTGGGCAATCGCATCCAGCGCCGACGTCGCAAGATCGAAAAAATGAAGAAAACCGGCGAGTCCGCCGCAGTCGGGGAACCCGGGTTCCCCGACTGCCTCCCCACCTTGACAACCCCCGAATTAGAGGGTACCCATTAA
- a CDS encoding sulfatase family protein: MNTIKFLLVVWVIAMLGGNARASKPNILFIMSDDHTSQAIGAYGSRLAKLNPTPTIDKLAEEGMVMENAFCHNAICTPSRACIMTGQYSSINGCPTLNDPLPEEKQYLAHEMKKAGYQTAVIGKWHLKALPTAFDYYKVLQGQGDYFDPFFFETGATGVIKRQMTWGNKPWKTFEGAVEMKGHSTDCIADSALEWFKEKRDPDQPFFLKLHFKAPHDYFEYAPRYESYLEDVEIPEPSNLWKRESNGSLATRGHNDELLPYIGTSVGRRNLRRNYAEDEKTPWADKMDHSLNDEDIKRQAYQLYLKAYLRCVKGVDDNLKRVVDYLKAEGLYDNTVIMYTGDQGFYLGEHDYIDKRWAYEESMRMPFIVRYPKSIPAGSRTDAVVENVDYAPTMLEFAGVETPDYMQGRSFKSIIETGKESNDWKKAAYYHYQMHMSAHDNPAHIAIRTKRYKLILFYGTGWKGESEPDTPPAWELYDLKQDPSENNNVYDNPEYAEVVQELKDDLKALRKQYKVDGSEFAYNKVINEFWEYGVAERIRAIEISNQMVQKHKDGTWTHNVKRTPKKKK, from the coding sequence ATGAATACGATTAAATTTCTTTTAGTAGTTTGGGTCATTGCAATGCTCGGTGGGAATGCCCGGGCATCAAAACCGAATATTCTCTTTATTATGTCGGATGACCACACCTCGCAGGCCATCGGGGCCTACGGCAGCCGGTTGGCGAAGCTGAATCCGACGCCGACGATCGATAAACTGGCCGAAGAGGGCATGGTGATGGAAAATGCCTTCTGCCATAATGCCATCTGTACCCCAAGCCGCGCCTGCATCATGACCGGGCAATACAGCTCCATTAATGGATGTCCCACGCTGAACGATCCGCTGCCGGAGGAAAAGCAGTACCTGGCCCATGAAATGAAAAAGGCGGGGTATCAGACAGCGGTCATCGGTAAGTGGCATCTCAAGGCGCTTCCGACCGCATTCGATTACTACAAAGTCCTGCAGGGGCAGGGGGACTACTTTGATCCATTCTTTTTTGAAACCGGAGCGACCGGTGTGATCAAACGGCAGATGACCTGGGGCAATAAACCCTGGAAAACCTTTGAAGGTGCCGTGGAGATGAAAGGCCACTCTACCGACTGCATTGCGGATTCCGCGCTGGAATGGTTTAAAGAAAAACGCGATCCGGATCAGCCGTTTTTCCTGAAGTTGCATTTTAAAGCCCCGCACGATTATTTTGAATATGCCCCGCGGTATGAAAGCTATCTCGAAGATGTGGAAATTCCGGAACCTTCCAATCTTTGGAAACGGGAAAGCAACGGATCGCTTGCGACACGCGGTCACAACGATGAACTGCTGCCCTACATTGGAACGTCGGTCGGTCGCCGCAACCTGCGCCGGAATTATGCCGAGGACGAAAAAACGCCGTGGGCCGACAAGATGGATCACAGCCTGAATGATGAAGATATCAAACGTCAGGCTTACCAACTTTATCTGAAAGCCTACCTTCGCTGTGTAAAGGGGGTGGATGACAACCTCAAGCGTGTTGTTGATTACCTGAAGGCGGAAGGGCTCTATGATAATACCGTCATTATGTATACCGGCGATCAGGGGTTCTATCTCGGCGAGCATGACTATATTGACAAGCGCTGGGCTTATGAAGAATCCATGCGCATGCCGTTTATTGTACGCTATCCGAAATCCATTCCTGCGGGCAGCCGTACCGACGCGGTGGTCGAAAATGTGGACTATGCACCGACGATGCTCGAGTTTGCCGGCGTGGAAACGCCGGACTATATGCAGGGGCGCAGTTTTAAAAGTATCATCGAAACAGGCAAAGAGTCCAATGATTGGAAAAAGGCCGCGTACTATCATTATCAGATGCATATGTCGGCCCATGATAATCCGGCCCACATCGCCATCCGCACCAAGCGCTATAAACTGATCCTGTTTTATGGAACCGGATGGAAGGGCGAGTCTGAGCCCGACACCCCGCCTGCCTGGGAACTCTACGACCTGAAACAGGATCCATCTGAAAACAACAATGTATACGACAATCCGGAATATGCTGAAGTGGTTCAGGAGCTGAAAGATGATTTGAAGGCGTTGCGGAAACAGTACAAAGTGGATGGATCTGAATTTGCGTATAACAAGGTGATCAATGAATTCTGGGAATATGGCGTAGCCGAACGGATCCGCGCGATCGAAATTTCCAACCAGATGGTGCAGAAGCATAAAGACGGTACCTGGACACATAATGTGAAGCGTACGCCGAAAAAGAAAAAATAG
- a CDS encoding arylsulfatase, with protein MNILKLCVVTGLVFGAVAASAEKPNVVIVITDDQGYGDLGCNGNTVIQTPNIDRLRAQGIQLDNYHVDPTCAPTRSALMTGRYSARVGVWHTVQGRNMLREREVTMADIFKDNGYETGIFGKWHLGDCYPYRPEDRGFTYTVYHGAGGVGQAPDYWGNDYFDDSYMKNGTWQKFTGFCTDVWFEEGIAFIEDNVKKDQPFFAYIAPNAPHGPFYCPEEYTKPYEGKEGVSRTEFYGMVTNIDDNMAKLMKRLDELGIADNTILIFTTDNGTSGGLHKGVGFNAGMRGQKNSEYDGGHRVPFIMRWPDGKIPAGKSVKQLTAHLDMLPTFIDLCGLEAPELEFDGTNIRDLLYSDGSHWPDRSLVVESQRVVDPIKWRKSAVMTDQWRLVNGEELFDIRNDPGQVTDVKDQHPEVFEQLRGKYETFWKDVSSEHNLTSYMKIGSDESPVVALSSHDWLTANVPWYQPHIMHGAMAKPAHWAVEVVRDGEYEISLRRWPVEADKPINAANGYKGFDFKQARMRVADVDKTREIPEGAKEVTFNVKLKKGLVELSPLFIGGGREATPYYVYITHQPKAGWQTPEGMGVTVYDPSYGRVPPQRLDQDHPTRNWEPKPGKNQ; from the coding sequence ATGAACATACTGAAACTATGTGTTGTTACAGGGCTTGTTTTCGGCGCAGTAGCTGCATCCGCTGAAAAGCCGAATGTGGTGATCGTGATTACGGACGATCAGGGCTATGGCGATCTCGGTTGCAATGGCAACACCGTCATCCAGACGCCGAACATTGACCGCCTGCGCGCTCAGGGTATACAGCTGGATAATTATCATGTGGACCCCACCTGTGCGCCGACGCGTTCAGCCCTCATGACCGGTCGCTATTCTGCCCGGGTCGGGGTATGGCATACGGTGCAGGGGCGCAATATGCTGCGGGAACGTGAAGTTACCATGGCCGATATTTTTAAAGATAATGGATATGAAACCGGCATCTTCGGGAAGTGGCATTTGGGCGACTGCTATCCCTACCGTCCGGAAGATCGTGGGTTCACCTATACGGTTTATCATGGCGCCGGCGGGGTCGGTCAGGCACCGGATTATTGGGGAAATGACTATTTTGATGACAGCTACATGAAAAACGGAACCTGGCAAAAATTTACAGGGTTCTGCACGGATGTTTGGTTTGAGGAGGGCATCGCCTTCATCGAGGACAATGTTAAAAAGGATCAGCCGTTCTTTGCCTACATTGCGCCGAATGCACCCCATGGCCCGTTTTATTGTCCGGAGGAATATACCAAACCCTACGAAGGGAAAGAGGGCGTATCACGCACCGAGTTTTACGGTATGGTGACCAATATTGATGACAATATGGCCAAACTGATGAAGCGCCTGGATGAGCTGGGTATTGCCGATAACACCATTCTGATCTTTACCACGGATAACGGCACCTCCGGCGGACTGCATAAAGGCGTCGGTTTTAATGCCGGGATGCGCGGTCAGAAAAATTCGGAGTATGACGGTGGTCATCGTGTGCCGTTTATCATGCGCTGGCCCGACGGAAAAATTCCGGCCGGTAAAAGTGTGAAACAGCTGACGGCCCATCTTGATATGCTGCCTACGTTTATTGATCTCTGCGGATTGGAAGCACCGGAACTCGAATTTGACGGAACCAATATCCGTGACCTGCTCTATTCCGATGGAAGTCATTGGCCGGATCGCTCTCTGGTTGTGGAATCCCAACGGGTGGTCGATCCGATAAAATGGCGCAAGAGTGCCGTAATGACCGATCAATGGCGGCTGGTGAACGGAGAAGAACTTTTTGATATCCGAAACGACCCCGGTCAGGTGACGGATGTGAAAGACCAGCATCCCGAAGTTTTTGAACAGCTGCGCGGAAAGTATGAAACCTTCTGGAAGGATGTTTCCAGTGAACATAACCTGACCAGCTATATGAAAATCGGTTCGGATGAATCGCCGGTGGTGGCCCTGTCCTCACACGACTGGCTGACGGCGAATGTGCCATGGTATCAGCCGCACATCATGCATGGCGCCATGGCCAAGCCGGCCCACTGGGCGGTGGAGGTGGTTCGTGATGGAGAATATGAAATTTCACTGCGCCGCTGGCCGGTCGAAGCCGATAAGCCGATCAATGCGGCCAATGGGTATAAAGGATTCGATTTTAAGCAGGCGCGTATGCGTGTTGCCGATGTGGATAAAACCAGGGAAATCCCTGAGGGCGCCAAAGAGGTGACCTTTAACGTGAAGTTGAAAAAGGGGCTGGTGGAACTGTCGCCTTTATTCATCGGCGGTGGCCGCGAAGCTACGCCGTATTATGTATATATCACCCATCAGCCGAAAGCCGGATGGCAAACACCGGAGGGAATGGGGGTTACTGTTTATGATCCATCCTATGGACGCGTCCCCCCGCAAAGACTGGATCAGGATCATCCGACCCGGAACTGGGAGCCGAAGCCCGGCAAAAACCAATAG
- a CDS encoding alpha-L-fucosidase translates to MKKMMITALALTAVTASFAEKTYEPTWESLDSRETPQWFPDAKFGIFIHWGLYSVPAFAPRGTYAEWYWHSKDGDQSGKHAAAVGRADATQQFHNRVYGEDFEYADFRDQFTCEMFEPEHWAKVFKRSGAKYVVLTSKHHDGYCLWPSKEASKSFGMAWNSVDSGPRRDLVGDLTQAVRDEGGIKMGLYYSIWDWFNPYWPEAEQPTTGAKRKMNLPEEGRKKYIDEVMVPQIKDIVTRYEPAVIFSDGDWWMDDDKWGTKPALAWLYNHAPNKDEVVINDRWGKVRKKHGGYFTTEYGSGFADPSILWEENRGIGKSFGFSRVETFDDYNTGELLIYMLCDIVSRGGNFLLDIGPTADGRIPIVMEDRLIQIGEWLEVNGEAIFETRRWKKDCQWSAGEIKEYTKEEFHHGVPDPIIEMAKYPKEGQARKECYFTAKGDTVYAMITELPDEDEFEIKDIELSKGSKVTMLGVDGELEWEKEGNGIEVELPRLNPSKLPCNHVFTLKITGVK, encoded by the coding sequence ATGAAAAAAATGATGATTACTGCATTGGCTCTGACGGCCGTTACGGCCTCTTTTGCAGAGAAAACCTATGAGCCGACCTGGGAATCGCTCGATTCCCGCGAAACCCCGCAATGGTTCCCGGATGCCAAGTTCGGCATCTTTATTCACTGGGGGCTCTACTCCGTTCCGGCGTTTGCGCCGCGCGGAACCTATGCGGAATGGTACTGGCATTCCAAGGACGGTGACCAGTCCGGTAAGCATGCTGCCGCTGTCGGCCGGGCGGATGCCACACAGCAATTTCATAACCGGGTGTATGGTGAGGATTTTGAATATGCCGATTTTCGCGATCAGTTTACCTGCGAAATGTTTGAGCCGGAGCATTGGGCGAAAGTCTTCAAGCGCAGCGGTGCAAAATATGTGGTACTGACCTCCAAACACCATGACGGCTACTGCCTCTGGCCGAGCAAGGAAGCTTCCAAGAGTTTTGGCATGGCCTGGAACTCGGTCGATTCAGGTCCGCGCCGTGACCTCGTCGGCGATCTGACCCAGGCTGTGCGCGACGAGGGTGGCATTAAGATGGGACTCTATTATTCCATCTGGGATTGGTTTAATCCCTACTGGCCGGAAGCCGAGCAACCGACCACCGGGGCCAAGCGCAAGATGAATCTGCCTGAAGAGGGGCGTAAGAAATATATTGATGAAGTCATGGTACCACAGATCAAGGATATCGTGACTAGGTATGAACCCGCGGTGATCTTTTCCGACGGTGACTGGTGGATGGATGATGACAAGTGGGGCACAAAGCCGGCGTTAGCCTGGCTCTATAATCACGCGCCTAACAAAGATGAAGTCGTCATCAACGACCGTTGGGGCAAGGTGCGCAAGAAACACGGCGGTTATTTTACTACGGAATACGGATCCGGCTTTGCAGATCCTAGCATTCTCTGGGAAGAAAACCGCGGCATTGGAAAATCCTTCGGTTTCAGCCGGGTAGAAACCTTCGATGATTATAATACCGGAGAGCTGCTGATCTATATGCTTTGCGATATTGTATCGCGCGGCGGGAACTTCCTGTTGGACATCGGACCGACCGCAGATGGCCGTATTCCGATTGTCATGGAAGATCGTCTGATCCAGATCGGCGAATGGCTTGAAGTGAATGGCGAAGCGATCTTCGAAACGCGCCGTTGGAAAAAGGACTGCCAGTGGAGTGCGGGTGAAATTAAGGAATACACCAAAGAGGAATTCCATCACGGCGTACCGGACCCGATCATTGAAATGGCCAAATATCCGAAAGAAGGCCAGGCGCGCAAGGAATGTTACTTTACCGCCAAGGGCGATACGGTCTACGCCATGATCACGGAACTGCCGGATGAGGATGAGTTTGAGATTAAAGATATTGAACTCAGCAAAGGATCCAAAGTCACCATGCTGGGCGTCGATGGTGAACTGGAATGGGAAAAAGAAGGCAACGGCATCGAAGTCGAACTGCCTCGTCTCAATCCAAGTAAACTGCCCTGCAACCACGTCTTTACACTGAAGATTACCGGCGTTAAATAG
- a CDS encoding right-handed parallel beta-helix repeat-containing protein, with translation MKYILLIGLLISAFAQAESVVEVSPSGEFQSLEAARDEVRRLKKAGQNPPFKVVVRGGDYVMEEGLFLGKVDSGISFVAADGEKPRFFGGKIIEPAWFKPLQDRRFLSRLVDPKVGKRIRVVDLKKHGITDYGQISHHGWSNEPKDRVPPASLNIGGQRMTLARWPNAGEESPYMVYQHYLPEERPLRGYELKVQEIIEKVRLPGEVTLSNVIDPGGSIRNKESHGGTFEVAFDRMKYWNEAENVWLDGVLGSTWEWTYNRVASVDAAKKQITLAYPELGGVGVGASVRLPHFYFENIPEEIDQPGEYYIDRNNGLLYLYPPKDRGVIVLSSLAEPMVVIANANTIRFQGLEFDTGRNLGLKISKSSDVVVDQCRVANFTAGGVDVDAEKVRIINSHIHGIGAFGVRLRGGKIATLEPADNEVVNCQIHDFGWEQKSQQAGVCAYGVGHRIAHNEIHDATHFGILLRKANDVVIEFNEIHSLPKYHKFDGGSLYVGTGEQPQCRGLVVRNNYFHDVPTIGVYPDNFSWGVEVSHNLFHNVGVKAGRPPIYNNGGGEGRIFNNIAVDCVQLYGQGARPKEERWFDYWNQTLERYGDGKVKETAYNKYDDFKAWLTKKEKEEFFRPRSDIWNNVLYHPHHEIHIDASSLALQQGIFQKRMKEPGVIDHSGNLRSKGNWITQEDPGFVDYANGNFMLRKDATVFKQVKGFEPIPFDQMGRLEKPVL, from the coding sequence ATGAAATATATTTTACTGATAGGTTTGTTGATTTCAGCTTTTGCACAGGCGGAGTCGGTTGTTGAAGTGTCTCCGAGCGGAGAGTTCCAATCCTTGGAAGCGGCTCGGGATGAGGTCCGGCGTCTGAAAAAGGCCGGGCAGAATCCGCCGTTTAAGGTGGTGGTGCGCGGGGGCGACTATGTGATGGAAGAGGGACTGTTCCTCGGCAAGGTCGATTCGGGCATTTCGTTTGTCGCGGCCGATGGGGAGAAGCCCCGTTTTTTCGGCGGAAAGATTATTGAGCCCGCCTGGTTTAAACCGCTTCAGGATCGCCGTTTTCTCTCCCGTTTGGTTGATCCGAAGGTTGGAAAACGAATTCGAGTCGTCGACCTGAAGAAACACGGTATTACGGACTATGGTCAAATCAGCCATCATGGCTGGAGCAATGAACCGAAAGACAGGGTGCCGCCCGCTTCCCTTAATATCGGCGGGCAGCGCATGACGCTGGCGCGTTGGCCGAATGCCGGTGAAGAGAGTCCGTATATGGTGTATCAGCACTATCTGCCGGAAGAACGGCCGCTCCGGGGCTATGAGCTCAAAGTGCAGGAAATTATTGAAAAGGTCCGGCTGCCGGGAGAAGTAACCCTTTCTAACGTGATCGATCCCGGAGGCTCCATCCGCAACAAAGAATCCCATGGCGGAACCTTCGAGGTGGCCTTTGATCGCATGAAATATTGGAACGAAGCTGAAAATGTATGGCTCGATGGTGTGCTGGGTTCGACATGGGAATGGACGTATAACCGGGTGGCTTCAGTCGATGCAGCCAAAAAGCAAATCACACTGGCTTATCCTGAGTTGGGCGGGGTTGGTGTGGGGGCTTCGGTGCGTTTGCCGCATTTCTATTTTGAAAATATTCCGGAAGAGATTGATCAGCCCGGGGAATACTACATCGATCGCAATAACGGGTTGCTCTATTTGTATCCGCCGAAGGACCGGGGCGTCATTGTCCTGTCTTCGCTGGCGGAGCCGATGGTAGTCATCGCGAATGCGAATACGATCCGGTTCCAGGGATTGGAATTTGATACCGGACGGAACCTCGGTTTAAAAATAAGTAAAAGTTCGGATGTGGTGGTGGATCAGTGCCGGGTGGCCAATTTTACAGCCGGCGGTGTGGACGTCGATGCCGAAAAGGTACGGATTATCAACTCGCATATCCACGGGATCGGTGCATTTGGGGTCCGGCTCCGGGGCGGAAAGATCGCGACGCTGGAACCAGCCGACAACGAGGTGGTCAACTGCCAGATCCATGATTTCGGATGGGAGCAAAAATCGCAGCAGGCGGGGGTTTGCGCCTATGGAGTAGGGCATCGGATTGCCCACAACGAGATCCACGACGCCACCCACTTTGGCATTCTTCTCCGGAAAGCGAACGATGTGGTTATTGAATTCAACGAAATTCACAGTCTCCCCAAATACCATAAGTTTGACGGCGGCTCCCTCTATGTAGGAACCGGGGAACAGCCACAGTGTCGCGGCCTTGTGGTGCGCAATAACTATTTCCACGATGTGCCTACCATCGGGGTCTATCCCGATAACTTTTCGTGGGGGGTTGAGGTTTCGCATAACCTCTTTCACAATGTCGGGGTGAAGGCCGGCCGGCCTCCAATCTACAACAACGGCGGCGGTGAAGGACGGATCTTTAATAATATCGCGGTCGATTGTGTGCAACTTTACGGTCAGGGTGCTCGTCCAAAAGAAGAACGCTGGTTCGATTACTGGAATCAGACCTTGGAACGCTATGGCGATGGAAAGGTGAAGGAAACTGCCTACAACAAGTATGACGATTTTAAGGCGTGGCTGACCAAGAAAGAAAAGGAAGAGTTTTTCCGGCCGCGCAGTGATATCTGGAATAATGTGCTCTATCATCCCCACCATGAAATTCATATCGATGCCAGTTCGTTGGCGTTGCAGCAGGGGATTTTCCAGAAGCGCATGAAAGAACCGGGCGTGATCGATCATTCGGGGAACCTGCGGTCGAAAGGGAATTGGATCACGCAGGAGGATCCGGGTTTTGTCGATTATGCCAATGGCAACTTTATGTTGCGCAAGGATGCTACCGTATTTAAACAGGTCAAAGGGTTTGAGCCGATTCCGTTTGACCAGATGGGCCGTTTGGAAAAACCGGTGCTTTAA
- a CDS encoding glycoside hydrolase family 117 protein: MKRATACCLAILPIISVAEIFPALIPEEKPDYPVSAAVARLYDQWNPHEDRGNELYSNFKYTPVEGLERKATISRRDPSKVILVDGVYHVWYTCRKTAGIPVGKKATESIPSFDWDLCDLWHATSSNGWNWVEDEKPAVTRLAKPGYGWRSISTTDVLIWEGKYYLYYQGFNEIPGLNAGDRAAVTVAEADSPNGPWKPLGKVVVDFGKEGEWDSDAIHDPYPIIYKGKIYLYYKGSPQKGGRDGTLIRAQGVAIAEHPLGPFKKSPLNPVINSGHETCMFPFKDGVAAIVSLDGAEKNTVQYAPDGINFEVKSLIQIPPVAPGPFCYDAFAGNGDGRGISWGLCHIMDKESGNNNSILARFDCDLSLDVDRQYFKRNNLRFNDETYFQKSTKMNGWLSTQIEGGAK; encoded by the coding sequence ATGAAACGTGCAACAGCCTGTTGCCTCGCGATTTTACCGATTATTTCAGTTGCTGAAATATTTCCGGCGCTGATCCCCGAAGAAAAACCGGACTATCCCGTAAGCGCGGCCGTCGCGCGTTTATACGATCAATGGAATCCGCACGAAGACCGGGGAAATGAACTCTATTCCAACTTTAAATACACCCCGGTTGAAGGGTTGGAGCGGAAGGCCACCATTTCACGTCGCGATCCCAGTAAAGTGATCTTGGTCGATGGCGTGTATCATGTCTGGTACACCTGCCGAAAAACAGCCGGCATTCCTGTCGGGAAAAAAGCAACCGAATCCATACCTTCCTTTGACTGGGACTTGTGCGATCTATGGCACGCGACGAGCTCCAATGGTTGGAACTGGGTGGAGGATGAAAAACCGGCGGTTACCCGCCTTGCAAAACCGGGCTATGGCTGGCGCTCGATCTCCACGACAGACGTGCTGATCTGGGAAGGTAAATATTATCTCTACTACCAAGGCTTTAATGAAATCCCCGGTCTGAATGCCGGTGATCGCGCGGCGGTAACCGTGGCCGAAGCGGATTCACCTAACGGTCCCTGGAAACCACTGGGTAAAGTGGTGGTTGATTTCGGTAAGGAAGGCGAATGGGATTCCGACGCTATACACGATCCCTATCCAATCATCTACAAGGGAAAGATCTACCTCTACTATAAGGGTTCGCCACAAAAAGGCGGCCGCGACGGAACGCTCATCCGTGCGCAGGGTGTGGCTATTGCGGAGCATCCGCTGGGTCCATTTAAAAAGTCGCCGCTCAATCCGGTGATCAATTCCGGCCACGAAACCTGCATGTTTCCGTTCAAGGACGGAGTCGCGGCCATCGTGAGTCTCGATGGCGCTGAAAAGAACACGGTTCAGTATGCACCGGACGGCATCAATTTTGAGGTGAAGTCGCTCATCCAGATTCCGCCGGTTGCGCCGGGGCCGTTCTGCTACGACGCGTTTGCGGGCAATGGTGACGGGCGTGGCATCAGCTGGGGACTTTGTCATATTATGGACAAGGAGAGCGGGAACAATAATTCCATCCTCGCCCGCTTCGACTGCGACCTTTCGCTCGATGTCGACCGCCAATATTTCAAGCGCAACAACCTGCGTTTTAACGATGAAACCTATTTCCAGAAGAGCACCAAAATGAACGGTTGGTTAAGTACGCAGATTGAAGGAGGTGCAAAATGA
- a CDS encoding glycoside hydrolase family 117 protein, translating to MRSLILPMLMVAGVVVAETKPFPAVIPNEKPDFPISAAMERLYDEWNPHEDRANELYSNFKYTELNFKREKNVSRRDPTKVIKVDGIYHVWYTGRRTECPPVGLKKMTETQPGTDWDLADIWHATSSNGIDWVEDAAPAVRRPPKPEQGHRSICTPGILVWEGKYYLYFQAYNQVGGQEYCPVRVAYADSPNGPWTHHPANVVEPSPEGTWGNIKINDPCPVVHNGRILIYYKGAPIERGPEYVLRMQGVSFCDNPLGPFEASTLNPVINSGHETCMFAWKDGVAALVALDGPEKNTIQWSPDGENFKVMSMIQVPPVAPGPYCPTTFEGKGDGRGFTWGLCHINPDGGGAANESILARFDCDLSLDHDVPVFKRNNLRFNEQTYLQQGVRLAPNVKAQIDASRKRLDKETIR from the coding sequence ATGAGATCGCTGATTTTACCTATGCTGATGGTTGCAGGCGTCGTGGTGGCCGAGACGAAACCTTTCCCGGCGGTAATCCCTAATGAGAAGCCGGACTTCCCGATCAGTGCGGCCATGGAGCGGCTGTACGACGAATGGAATCCCCATGAAGACCGGGCCAATGAGCTCTATTCCAATTTTAAGTATACCGAACTGAATTTTAAGCGGGAAAAGAACGTCAGCCGCCGGGATCCAACCAAGGTGATCAAGGTCGATGGGATTTATCATGTCTGGTACACAGGCCGCCGTACCGAGTGCCCGCCGGTCGGATTGAAAAAGATGACTGAAACACAACCGGGTACAGACTGGGATTTGGCGGATATCTGGCATGCCACCAGTTCGAATGGAATCGACTGGGTGGAGGATGCTGCACCCGCCGTACGGCGTCCGCCGAAGCCGGAGCAGGGGCATCGTTCCATCTGCACACCGGGTATTCTGGTCTGGGAAGGAAAATATTATCTCTATTTTCAGGCCTATAACCAGGTAGGCGGTCAGGAATACTGCCCGGTCCGCGTGGCCTATGCGGATTCCCCGAACGGACCATGGACGCATCATCCGGCAAACGTGGTGGAACCGAGCCCGGAAGGAACCTGGGGCAATATTAAAATCAACGATCCCTGTCCTGTGGTGCACAACGGCCGCATTCTGATCTATTACAAAGGTGCGCCGATTGAGCGCGGACCGGAATATGTGCTGCGTATGCAAGGTGTTTCTTTTTGTGATAATCCACTCGGTCCGTTTGAAGCTTCGACGCTTAATCCGGTAATCAATTCGGGGCATGAAACCTGCATGTTTGCCTGGAAAGACGGCGTGGCTGCGCTCGTGGCGTTGGACGGTCCGGAAAAAAATACGATCCAGTGGTCGCCGGACGGAGAAAACTTCAAGGTGATGTCGATGATCCAGGTTCCGCCGGTCGCACCGGGGCCGTATTGCCCGACGACGTTTGAAGGCAAAGGGGATGGCCGCGGATTTACGTGGGGGCTCTGCCATATCAATCCCGATGGTGGCGGTGCGGCCAATGAATCCATTCTGGCGCGTTTCGATTGTGACCTTTCGCTGGACCATGATGTGCCGGTTTTTAAACGCAATAACCTGCGCTTTAACGAGCAGACCTATTTGCAGCAGGGCGTTCGACTTGCGCCGAACGTAAAGGCGCAGATCGATGCAAGCCGCAAGCGACTGGACAAGGAGACTATCCGATGA